In one Thermodesulfobium acidiphilum genomic region, the following are encoded:
- the rpsF gene encoding 30S ribosomal protein S6, whose translation MANSKLYELVILFNPNAEEEKIDALMKRIHDLISKSSGELLKSDNWGKKRLAYTIDDLREAIYIYDEFRLPTSVVAEVDRILKISEIVIRHMIVKKPDVLQKAALNAEKEDNQSKEGETDSNEQVQ comes from the coding sequence TTGGCAAATTCAAAGCTTTATGAACTGGTAATTTTGTTTAATCCCAATGCAGAAGAGGAAAAGATTGATGCGTTGATGAAACGTATTCACGATCTGATCTCAAAAAGTTCTGGAGAACTCTTGAAAAGCGATAATTGGGGGAAAAAAAGATTGGCTTACACCATCGATGACTTGCGTGAAGCCATTTATATCTATGATGAGTTCAGGCTTCCAACGTCTGTGGTGGCTGAGGTTGACAGAATTTTGAAGATTAGCGAGATTGTTATCCGTCACATGATTGTTAAGAAACCAGACGTCCTTCAAAAAGCTGCTTTAAATGCTGAAAAGGAGGATAATCAGTCAAAAGAGGGAGAGACTGATTCTAATGAGCAGGTTCAATAA
- a CDS encoding single-stranded DNA-binding protein, giving the protein MSRFNKVILVGRLVKDPELRYTAEGVPVASLTIAVNRINRKNSTDQTNADFFNIVAWRATAEFASNFMRKGILFLVEGRLQNRSYETKEGSKRTVTEIVADSIQLLSPKQESAQKSETGEDVAELDDFIFDDDFSKGDSPF; this is encoded by the coding sequence ATGAGCAGGTTCAATAAGGTTATTTTGGTAGGTAGACTGGTTAAGGATCCGGAGCTTAGATACACAGCTGAGGGTGTTCCAGTGGCAAGTTTGACTATTGCTGTTAATAGAATTAACAGGAAAAACTCTACCGATCAAACAAATGCAGATTTTTTTAATATTGTTGCCTGGCGCGCTACAGCAGAGTTTGCTAGTAACTTTATGAGGAAAGGGATTCTCTTTCTTGTAGAGGGCAGATTGCAAAATAGAAGTTATGAAACAAAAGAGGGTTCAAAAAGAACGGTAACTGAAATTGTAGCAGACAGCATACAGCTTTTGAGTCCAAAACAAGAAAGCGCTCAGAAATCTGAGACAGGAGAAGATGTTGCAGAGTTAGATGACTTTATTTTTGATGATGATTTTTCGAAAGGAGATTCTCCATTCTAA
- the rpsR gene encoding 30S ribosomal protein S18 — protein MALQNTRKRVRRKACSFCAEKVKYIDYKDVNRLKKYLSDRGKILPKRATGVCAKHQRQLTTAIKRARMIALLPFTVD, from the coding sequence TTGGCTTTACAAAATACAAGAAAAAGGGTTAGACGAAAGGCTTGTTCTTTTTGTGCTGAGAAGGTGAAATATATTGATTATAAAGATGTTAATCGTTTAAAGAAATATTTAAGCGACAGAGGCAAGATTTTGCCAAAAAGGGCTACAGGAGTTTGTGCTAAGCACCAAAGGCAGCTTACAACTGCGATTAAGAGGGCAAGAATGATAGCTCTTTTACCATTTACTGTTGATTAG
- a CDS encoding DUF2232 domain-containing protein, whose amino-acid sequence MLKKNFDAIEVFLASALVVFFVLFGVYVPTFGFLGLLLMAVPICIVTYRRGIFYGVLTLLLSGIILAILLPYIISVIFCTINFSLGIVMGLILRKEKPINVLLGTTAALSGLFALGVAFFILTGPKDLLSNLYAAFESYMISYYQGSSGVATEEVKQFVKYIEIYLPSLVILLFFIWSVFQYRIVSYVLRYLYKVEVPQFGDFKEVRIPYELSFLFLASLIASFLPISNEIKNAFLNVELILTFIYMFAGASVLFFILSKKLFFKNDTITKIINLIVVLLFVIVPFLSFFLVFLGVFDSVFNIRKYFKL is encoded by the coding sequence TTGCTTAAAAAAAACTTTGATGCCATTGAGGTTTTCTTAGCTTCAGCCTTGGTGGTTTTTTTTGTTTTGTTTGGTGTTTACGTTCCAACTTTTGGTTTTTTGGGGCTTCTTTTAATGGCTGTTCCTATATGTATAGTTACTTATAGGAGAGGTATTTTTTATGGCGTTTTAACTCTTCTTTTGTCAGGTATTATCCTTGCTATTCTTTTGCCATATATCATTTCTGTAATATTTTGTACAATTAACTTTTCTCTTGGCATTGTTATGGGACTAATTTTAAGGAAAGAAAAGCCAATAAACGTACTACTTGGGACAACTGCAGCACTGTCTGGATTATTTGCTTTAGGTGTAGCATTCTTTATTCTAACTGGTCCAAAGGATCTTCTAAGCAATCTTTATGCAGCTTTTGAATCGTATATGATATCTTATTATCAAGGTTCTTCAGGGGTTGCGACTGAAGAAGTAAAGCAATTTGTAAAGTATATTGAAATCTATCTTCCTTCTTTAGTAATACTTTTATTCTTCATCTGGTCAGTATTTCAATACAGGATTGTTTCGTATGTCTTAAGATACCTATACAAGGTTGAAGTTCCACAGTTTGGCGATTTTAAAGAGGTTCGAATTCCGTACGAATTAAGTTTTCTTTTTTTAGCTTCATTGATAGCTAGTTTTTTGCCTATTTCAAATGAAATTAAGAATGCTTTTTTAAACGTTGAGCTAATACTTACTTTTATATATATGTTTGCTGGCGCATCTGTGCTTTTCTTTATTCTGTCTAAAAAATTATTTTTTAAGAATGACACCATAACTAAAATTATAAATTTGATTGTAGTACTACTTTTTGTAATAGTGCCGTTTTTAAGCTTTTTTTTGGTTTTTTTGGGGGTGTTTGATTCTGTATTTAATATTAGAAAGTACTTTAAACTTTAG
- the rplI gene encoding 50S ribosomal protein L9 yields the protein MDKIKVLLIQDIKSLGKAGDIVEVSQGYARNYLFLKNLAKEATKPIIEEYEKRKIANKKKEDKKLAEAKNISQKLSSTNIVIKARMGENNKFYGAITSKDISNKLKEMGFDFDPKQITFEGAKVPGEYEAKIRVYPGVFSVIKLTVEGVLDL from the coding sequence ATGGATAAGATTAAGGTTCTTTTAATTCAGGATATAAAATCCCTTGGCAAGGCAGGGGATATAGTTGAGGTATCTCAAGGGTATGCAAGAAACTATTTATTTTTGAAAAATCTTGCGAAAGAAGCTACAAAACCAATTATCGAAGAGTATGAGAAAAGAAAAATAGCTAACAAAAAGAAAGAGGACAAAAAATTGGCAGAAGCCAAAAATATATCACAAAAGCTTTCCTCAACAAATATAGTAATAAAAGCGAGGATGGGAGAAAATAATAAATTTTATGGAGCAATAACTTCCAAAGATATATCAAACAAACTAAAGGAAATGGGATTTGATTTCGATCCAAAACAAATAACCTTTGAAGGGGCGAAGGTTCCTGGTGAGTATGAGGCAAAGATAAGAGTTTATCCAGGAGTATTTTCTGTCATAAAGTTAACAGTCGAAGGCGTTTTAGATTTATAA
- the dnaG gene encoding DNA primase — MTDFDYVKKQISITDVIGHYVHLKQRGNSLVGLCPFHNEKTPSFYVSPEKGLFYCFGCKVGGDVFTFLMKLENLTFVEAFKKAASICGVEVSSEFENSSKDQVLRVLKEAGAFFTENLWKESGKDALEYMRSRGFSDDFLKEYEVGFVPEDASELVERLKRLSFSEDIIYKSAIFLNFKEGILRLSGRVSFPIKNVENEIVAFGARLIKNEPDSPKYLNYPDTLVFRKKNALFLIDKAFEHIKSLRKVILVEGYLDALMMHQKGFKNTVASLGTTLNPSSFKRIDKLVDRLIIMYDSDDAGKIATNRLLNMTDQFTCNLSVASLPEGLDPHDVLTKYGKGAMERIVQNYISGVDFRINLIFSNPSNTIESKRQKYRLAIRELQNLGAEEIEEFVKKVSEKLHVPESRILSDSERMSRKKISGEKIFYNLVNYFDRHILRTIIERPDFYFLLKSFDYSMLFNDEEYLQAAEEIFNMDSFDIDDNILDLSDKTKAKISQIILEDVPIIPDDQWEEILQLAWTRKNMFLLKENLSKDKDAMIEFLELAKKEKELSSKIARING; from the coding sequence ATGACTGATTTTGATTATGTTAAAAAACAAATTTCTATTACCGACGTTATCGGACACTACGTTCATCTAAAACAAAGAGGCAACAGTTTAGTTGGACTTTGTCCTTTTCACAATGAGAAAACTCCATCCTTTTATGTTAGCCCAGAAAAAGGGCTTTTTTACTGTTTTGGGTGTAAAGTTGGCGGAGACGTTTTTACTTTTCTAATGAAATTGGAAAACCTTACCTTTGTTGAAGCATTTAAGAAAGCAGCTTCAATTTGTGGGGTTGAAGTCTCATCCGAATTTGAAAATTCTTCAAAGGATCAGGTTTTAAGGGTTTTAAAAGAGGCAGGCGCATTTTTTACAGAAAATTTGTGGAAAGAATCAGGAAAAGATGCTTTAGAATATATGCGTTCAAGAGGCTTTTCTGATGATTTTTTAAAAGAATATGAAGTTGGCTTTGTTCCAGAAGACGCAAGTGAATTAGTTGAAAGGCTAAAAAGACTTTCCTTTTCTGAGGATATAATTTATAAATCTGCAATCTTTTTAAACTTTAAAGAAGGCATTTTAAGGCTTTCTGGAAGAGTTTCATTTCCTATAAAAAATGTAGAGAATGAAATAGTTGCATTTGGCGCAAGACTTATTAAAAACGAACCTGATTCTCCAAAATACTTAAATTATCCTGATACGCTTGTTTTTAGGAAAAAGAATGCACTTTTCTTAATTGATAAAGCATTTGAACACATAAAGAGTTTAAGGAAAGTTATTCTTGTAGAAGGCTATTTAGATGCCTTGATGATGCACCAGAAAGGCTTTAAAAATACAGTTGCATCTTTAGGCACAACCCTTAATCCATCTAGTTTCAAGAGAATTGATAAACTTGTAGATAGATTGATAATTATGTACGATTCTGATGATGCTGGGAAAATTGCTACCAACAGACTCTTAAATATGACAGATCAGTTTACCTGTAATCTGTCTGTTGCAAGTCTGCCAGAAGGGCTTGATCCCCACGACGTTTTAACAAAATATGGCAAAGGTGCAATGGAAAGAATAGTGCAAAATTATATTAGCGGAGTTGATTTTAGAATTAATCTTATATTTTCTAATCCTTCTAACACAATAGAATCAAAAAGACAAAAGTATAGATTAGCCATTAGGGAACTGCAAAATCTTGGAGCAGAAGAGATTGAAGAATTTGTAAAAAAAGTTAGTGAAAAGTTGCACGTTCCTGAATCAAGAATTTTGTCTGACTCAGAGAGAATGTCTAGAAAAAAGATATCAGGAGAAAAGATTTTTTATAATTTGGTTAACTATTTTGATAGACATATTTTGAGAACTATTATTGAGAGGCCTGATTTTTATTTTTTGCTTAAGTCTTTTGATTATTCTATGCTCTTTAACGATGAAGAGTATTTACAAGCTGCAGAAGAGATTTTTAATATGGATAGCTTTGATATTGACGATAATATTCTTGACCTGTCAGATAAAACGAAGGCAAAAATAAGTCAGATTATACTTGAAGATGTGCCAATTATTCCAGATGATCAATGGGAGGAGATATTACAACTGGCGTGGACAAGAAAAAATATGTTTCTGTTGAAAGAGAACCTGTCCAAAGATAAGGATGCTATGATTGAATTTTTAGAGTTAGCAAAAAAAGAAAAGGAGCTGTCTTCAAAAATTGCAAGAATTAACGGTTGA
- the tsaE gene encoding tRNA (adenosine(37)-N6)-threonylcarbamoyltransferase complex ATPase subunit type 1 TsaE codes for MLKFEGETFKVLIKDEKEMIKFGSKVGSCLEKGDVLLLEGKLGSGKTTFVRGIIKDAFSPSFTLLNKYNFKDTQIYHFDFYRLEKPDYDLFIELEEVEDAVVIVEWPKFDIPIFEKSTILKFIIFEDHREVIICGEKAREFYQSYSKK; via the coding sequence ATGCTAAAGTTTGAAGGTGAAACCTTTAAAGTGTTAATTAAGGATGAAAAGGAGATGATTAAGTTTGGTTCTAAGGTTGGATCTTGCCTTGAGAAAGGAGATGTCTTGCTTTTGGAAGGAAAGCTTGGTTCTGGCAAGACTACCTTTGTGCGAGGGATAATAAAAGATGCCTTTAGTCCAAGTTTTACTCTCTTAAACAAGTATAACTTTAAAGATACTCAAATTTATCATTTTGATTTTTACAGGTTAGAAAAACCTGATTATGACCTTTTTATAGAACTTGAAGAGGTTGAAGATGCAGTGGTGATCGTTGAATGGCCAAAATTTGACATACCAATATTCGAAAAGTCTACTATTTTAAAGTTTATTATATTTGAGGATCATAGAGAAGTTATAATCTGTGGTGAAAAGGCACGTGAATTTTACCAAAGCTATTCTAAAAAGTAA
- a CDS encoding GNAT family N-acetyltransferase: MEIKNANSFKIGPSKFDIIPATLSHCESLMEFGKDLPSFYSNIEFLKKDLSDPLKCFFIAIYKDLVVGFISFFKLYDEIHLAYIYVKKDFRNMGLGTRLFKFAYEKFFLKGKEIWLEVETSNTTACLFYTKLGFRIVYRRKNYYGENKDAWIMKREA, encoded by the coding sequence ATGGAAATAAAAAACGCGAACTCTTTTAAAATAGGTCCTTCAAAGTTTGATATTATTCCTGCGACGCTCTCTCATTGTGAAAGCTTAATGGAATTTGGCAAAGATCTTCCCTCATTTTATTCAAATATAGAGTTTTTAAAAAAGGATTTATCCGATCCTTTAAAGTGTTTTTTTATAGCAATTTATAAAGATCTGGTAGTTGGTTTCATTTCATTTTTCAAGCTATACGACGAGATTCATCTTGCTTATATATATGTAAAAAAGGATTTTAGAAATATGGGTCTGGGAACTAGGCTTTTTAAATTCGCTTATGAAAAGTTCTTCCTTAAGGGAAAAGAAATATGGCTTGAGGTAGAAACTTCGAATACAACTGCATGTCTTTTTTATACAAAATTAGGTTTTAGGATAGTGTATAGGAGGAAGAATTATTATGGAGAAAACAAAGATGCATGGATAATGAAGAGGGAAGCTTAA
- the mfd gene encoding transcription-repair coupling factor, with the protein MKFLDELFNKVLEKCITNYKSNIINVQFETSLFLAYYFSQKNKKALFVYKNEKISQDAYNLLKRNSNTNSEEEINFSLYPAWDILFGERLSPSFRIISQRIIAQKKYSVLISSTKAVLSPKEKNFQSLFLKKNVEIDREKLIDLLSKNYTRKSLCELPGEFAVRGMLLDVFPFYSENPVRLIFSDNTINAIKYFNPEDQRTLREIESFDLIVIETLKFSPDEKEKIRRFFNALSKEERNIISEEITNIENDTNFYGIENYLYFKNDLKSILDDFNMVFFVDKDQVQSEITRLLQEIKKLRSFQIENKIYVKIPSFIYNLFRDPENLFAEDFNTKERSKDIVDFNPELIKPLVKEVRAAPPLPRGGTENIKNTLNWYLNANYTVEVSMNHIPNCLKDLENPQLIFSEKRYPAGIEILGIDKKLAKKYSIRENLIIFTSQEFSTIQTKEKTTRRKSISSLQELQYNDLVVHRDHGIGRFIGLKLMNFTKVQREYAQILYKDDDILYIPVEEFTRLSKYIGPDDAELSSLRSNDWTSKKKRAKDFAEKIAHEIVFIEASRRNVQRPIYSNTKDPTMEELELKESFGYDETPDQERAIEDVFLDMSKPYPMDRLIVADAGFGKTEIAIRAAYRAVLASRQVALLAPTTLLADQHYRTFKNRFDPLGVRVEVLSRISKSGNKNKILKDLKENKIDIIIGTHSLLSKNIKFKNLGLLIIDEEQKFGVMQKEQFKKIRTELDVLSLSATPIPRTLNMALSGLRDISTIFTPPKNRMPIRSIVSVFKDVIVREAILRELDRGGQIFVVDARISNLNNLKEKIENIVGNVSCAILHGQKSPQEISTTLERFLNKEIDLLISTAILESGLDIPEVNTIIINNADLFGLSELYQLRGRVGRSFKQGYAYFLYSSDKRITEDAKRRLETIQRNSSLVSGFNISLKDMEIRGTGNVLGTEQHGHMENIGVELFTEMIAEELARIRGTVKEFTKIKAEIELYIDKNYINEEGLRIDLYKRLQKVESEEELFSLQEEIEDRFGKMPKELSNLFLLTLIKLKATKIGIKELNILKDSIKIAPNNNEYIEKIKKSGFFVKATKEEIVIRPSSPADSFGFAISLLSLLSS; encoded by the coding sequence TTGAAATTTTTGGATGAATTATTTAACAAGGTTCTTGAAAAATGTATCACAAATTATAAAAGTAATATAATCAACGTACAATTTGAAACGTCCTTGTTCCTCGCATACTATTTTTCACAAAAAAACAAAAAAGCTCTTTTTGTATATAAAAATGAGAAAATCTCTCAAGACGCTTACAATTTGCTCAAAAGGAATTCGAATACTAATTCAGAAGAAGAGATTAATTTTTCGTTGTATCCAGCCTGGGACATCCTCTTTGGAGAAAGACTCTCCCCGTCCTTTAGAATAATTTCCCAAAGAATAATTGCTCAAAAGAAATATTCTGTGCTGATAAGTTCTACAAAGGCAGTACTCTCTCCCAAAGAAAAAAATTTTCAAAGTCTTTTTTTGAAAAAAAACGTAGAAATTGATAGAGAAAAATTGATAGATTTACTAAGTAAAAATTATACAAGAAAGAGTCTTTGTGAATTGCCCGGAGAATTTGCGGTAAGAGGAATGCTTTTAGACGTTTTCCCATTCTACTCAGAAAATCCAGTCAGATTAATCTTCAGCGACAACACTATTAACGCAATAAAATATTTTAACCCGGAAGATCAAAGAACTCTAAGAGAAATTGAAAGTTTTGATTTAATTGTTATAGAAACGCTAAAATTTTCACCAGATGAAAAGGAAAAAATCAGAAGGTTTTTCAATGCCCTATCAAAAGAAGAAAGAAATATTATTTCTGAAGAAATAACAAACATAGAAAATGACACTAACTTTTACGGCATTGAGAATTATCTGTATTTTAAAAACGATCTAAAATCTATATTAGATGACTTTAATATGGTCTTCTTTGTCGACAAAGATCAAGTTCAATCAGAAATAACCAGGCTTTTGCAGGAAATTAAAAAACTAAGAAGCTTTCAAATTGAAAACAAAATATATGTCAAAATTCCATCCTTTATCTACAATTTATTTAGGGATCCTGAAAATTTATTTGCAGAAGATTTTAATACAAAAGAACGCTCTAAAGATATAGTTGATTTTAATCCAGAGTTAATAAAACCTCTTGTTAAGGAAGTTAGAGCAGCACCTCCTTTACCAAGAGGGGGTACTGAAAATATAAAAAACACTCTTAACTGGTATTTAAATGCCAATTATACAGTTGAAGTATCTATGAATCATATACCTAACTGCCTAAAGGACCTTGAAAACCCTCAATTAATATTCTCAGAGAAAAGGTATCCAGCAGGCATTGAGATATTGGGTATAGACAAAAAATTGGCAAAAAAATACAGCATCAGAGAAAACTTAATAATCTTTACGTCACAAGAGTTTTCTACAATACAGACAAAGGAAAAAACAACAAGACGCAAAAGTATATCTAGCCTCCAGGAACTCCAATACAACGATCTGGTAGTACACAGAGATCATGGAATAGGTAGATTTATCGGACTAAAGCTCATGAATTTTACCAAAGTCCAAAGAGAATATGCACAAATTCTATACAAGGATGATGACATCTTATACATTCCTGTTGAAGAATTTACCAGATTATCAAAATATATTGGCCCAGATGATGCAGAACTTTCTAGTTTAAGGTCAAACGATTGGACTTCAAAGAAAAAAAGAGCTAAAGATTTTGCCGAAAAAATAGCTCATGAAATAGTTTTTATAGAAGCCTCAAGACGAAATGTTCAAAGACCTATATATTCAAACACCAAAGACCCTACTATGGAAGAACTAGAACTAAAAGAGAGCTTTGGTTACGATGAAACTCCAGACCAAGAAAGGGCTATTGAGGATGTTTTTCTAGATATGTCAAAACCATATCCAATGGATAGATTGATAGTAGCTGATGCTGGCTTTGGAAAAACAGAAATAGCAATAAGAGCAGCATATAGAGCAGTACTAGCATCAAGACAGGTTGCGTTACTTGCCCCTACCACATTGTTAGCCGATCAGCACTATAGAACTTTCAAAAATAGATTTGATCCCCTAGGGGTAAGAGTGGAAGTTTTGTCAAGAATTTCAAAATCAGGAAATAAAAACAAAATCCTAAAAGATCTGAAAGAAAATAAAATAGACATCATTATTGGAACACACTCGTTATTATCAAAAAATATAAAATTTAAAAATTTAGGTTTATTAATCATAGATGAAGAACAAAAGTTTGGAGTCATGCAAAAAGAACAGTTTAAGAAGATTAGAACAGAACTAGACGTTTTGTCTTTGTCTGCAACGCCTATACCTCGAACTCTGAATATGGCATTAAGCGGACTAAGGGACATATCAACCATCTTTACTCCACCAAAAAATAGAATGCCAATTCGTTCAATAGTTTCAGTTTTTAAAGACGTAATTGTCAGAGAAGCCATACTAAGAGAACTTGACAGAGGGGGTCAAATTTTTGTCGTCGATGCAAGAATTTCTAATTTAAACAATTTAAAAGAAAAAATAGAAAATATAGTAGGAAATGTTAGCTGCGCAATATTACACGGCCAAAAAAGTCCTCAAGAAATATCAACCACACTAGAGAGATTTTTAAACAAAGAAATAGACCTTCTCATTTCAACAGCGATATTAGAATCTGGTTTAGATATTCCTGAGGTAAATACTATAATTATAAACAATGCAGATTTATTTGGACTTTCTGAACTCTATCAACTAAGAGGCAGGGTAGGCAGGAGCTTCAAACAGGGTTATGCGTATTTTTTATATAGTTCAGATAAAAGAATTACAGAAGATGCAAAAAGAAGGCTGGAAACCATCCAAAGGAATTCTTCACTTGTTAGCGGCTTTAATATAAGTCTGAAAGACATGGAAATTAGAGGGACTGGAAATGTTCTGGGGACAGAACAACACGGACATATGGAAAATATTGGAGTTGAACTGTTCACAGAGATGATCGCAGAAGAGCTTGCAAGAATAAGAGGAACCGTTAAGGAATTTACTAAAATAAAAGCTGAAATTGAACTCTATATAGACAAAAATTATATAAATGAAGAGGGATTAAGGATTGATCTTTACAAAAGACTTCAAAAAGTTGAAAGTGAAGAAGAACTTTTTTCGTTACAGGAAGAAATTGAAGACAGGTTTGGTAAAATGCCAAAAGAGCTATCGAATCTCTTCTTGCTGACATTAATAAAATTAAAGGCCACAAAAATTGGAATAAAGGAATTAAATATTCTAAAAGACAGCATCAAAATAGCTCCAAATAATAATGAATATATTGAAAAAATTAAGAAGAGTGGCTTTTTTGTTAAAGCTACAAAGGAAGAAATAGTAATTAGGCCATCCAGTCCAGCTGATTCATTTGGCTTTGCTATTTCCCTACTTTCACTACTATCTAGCTAA
- the pth gene encoding aminoacyl-tRNA hydrolase gives MNLTRLSSKQELYLIVGLGNIGKEYTLTRHNVGFLFLDFLFENLGFNFSKFEEKINNLIFLKPDTYMNRSGIAVRKVSDFYKIDHKNIIVIYDDLDLEFKTIRFRSKGSSAGHKGMQSIIEELGTQLIPRIKIGIGRKEGVKARDWVLSNFDNTELSCLPKIFESVATCLEIFLEKGENEALMKCGKVKVSP, from the coding sequence ATGAACTTAACCAGGTTGTCATCAAAACAAGAGCTATATTTAATAGTAGGTCTTGGAAACATAGGGAAAGAATATACTTTAACCAGACACAACGTTGGTTTTCTATTTTTAGATTTCTTATTTGAAAATCTTGGTTTTAATTTTTCAAAATTTGAAGAAAAAATCAATAATTTGATATTTCTCAAACCCGATACGTATATGAATAGATCTGGAATTGCAGTAAGAAAAGTATCGGATTTTTATAAAATTGATCACAAAAATATAATAGTCATATATGATGATCTAGATTTAGAGTTTAAAACAATCAGATTTAGGTCAAAGGGTAGTTCAGCAGGACACAAGGGAATGCAATCAATTATAGAAGAACTTGGAACTCAATTGATTCCAAGGATAAAAATTGGTATAGGAAGAAAAGAGGGAGTAAAAGCAAGAGACTGGGTCCTTTCAAATTTTGACAATACTGAGCTTTCATGTCTTCCCAAAATATTTGAAAGTGTTGCTACGTGCCTTGAGATATTTCTTGAAAAAGGAGAAAACGAAGCTCTTATGAAATGTGGGAAAGTTAAGGTTTCTCCTTAA
- a CDS encoding sodium:calcium antiporter → MTLILSLLAILAFCELFTNAVEWLGKNLNFGHSVVGSVFSAVSTALPETIIPIIALLTLPTLASREGIGIGAILGAPLMLSTLTFSLLALPALFRKGNKNLNFKKEAILLDIKFFIFNFSLALLISIFSIKLKYFFAIFFLISYLFYLYTVFKRDEGFEEEDLHLLLISTSKDPGNLMVFLQLGIGLCGILLSSYFFVNSIESVSNIIGLNPFIVSAIFSPIATELPEKFNSISWVIKGKDHLAISNITGAMVFQSSFPIMAGLILSSWQLDEKAIALCSVTILSSLYLYFLIKNGAINPKLLFLNFIFYIIYILISLNFGVRL, encoded by the coding sequence TTGACTTTAATTTTATCTTTGCTTGCTATATTGGCATTTTGTGAACTCTTTACGAATGCTGTAGAGTGGCTCGGAAAAAATTTAAATTTTGGGCATTCTGTAGTTGGAAGCGTGTTTAGTGCTGTTTCAACTGCCCTTCCCGAAACAATTATACCGATAATAGCCCTTTTAACCTTACCTACCCTTGCTTCTAGAGAAGGAATTGGTATAGGAGCAATCTTAGGTGCGCCGCTCATGCTATCAACTCTAACCTTTTCTCTCCTAGCGCTGCCTGCTCTTTTTAGAAAAGGCAATAAAAATCTCAATTTTAAAAAAGAGGCAATTCTTTTAGACATAAAATTTTTTATATTTAACTTCTCTCTAGCGCTGTTAATATCAATTTTTTCAATCAAATTAAAGTATTTTTTTGCAATTTTTTTTCTAATTTCTTACTTATTTTATCTATATACAGTTTTTAAAAGAGACGAGGGATTTGAAGAAGAAGACCTGCACCTTCTTTTAATTTCTACATCAAAAGACCCTGGCAACCTAATGGTATTTTTACAACTAGGAATTGGCCTGTGTGGTATTTTATTATCATCTTACTTTTTTGTAAACAGCATTGAATCTGTATCGAATATTATTGGGTTAAATCCTTTTATTGTTTCCGCAATATTCTCACCCATAGCTACCGAACTACCAGAAAAGTTTAACTCAATTTCCTGGGTGATTAAAGGAAAAGATCATCTTGCCATATCAAACATTACAGGCGCAATGGTATTCCAATCTTCTTTTCCTATAATGGCAGGTCTAATCTTAAGTTCATGGCAGTTGGATGAAAAGGCTATCGCTTTGTGTTCAGTAACAATTCTTTCCTCATTATACTTATATTTTCTTATTAAAAATGGGGCCATAAATCCAAAATTATTGTTTCTAAACTTTATTTTTTACATTATCTATATCCTGATATCTCTAAATTTTGGAGTTAGATTATGA
- a CDS encoding N-acetyltransferase, whose amino-acid sequence MINFRRTKIIIRKARIDDAKVIKALIESFAKQNLMLIRPLSDIYESIRDFCVLEIDDKICGCGALHIFWEDIAEIRSLCVNSDYQKRGLGKEIVNFLIEEARQLKLKKVFALTYQVVFFKSLGFEILDKSHLPQKIWSECVKCPKFPDCDEVAMIRKV is encoded by the coding sequence ATAATTAATTTTAGGAGGACAAAAATTATTATTAGAAAAGCCAGAATCGACGATGCAAAAGTAATAAAGGCATTAATAGAAAGCTTTGCGAAACAGAATCTAATGCTCATAAGGCCTCTTTCAGATATTTATGAATCTATAAGAGACTTTTGTGTGTTAGAAATCGATGATAAAATCTGCGGGTGCGGTGCACTTCATATTTTTTGGGAAGACATCGCAGAGATAAGAAGCTTGTGTGTAAACAGTGATTATCAGAAAAGGGGATTAGGGAAAGAAATAGTAAATTTTTTGATCGAAGAAGCAAGGCAACTTAAGCTAAAAAAGGTATTTGCTTTGACGTATCAGGTAGTTTTTTTTAAATCATTAGGGTTCGAAATATTAGATAAGTCGCATCTCCCCCAAAAGATATGGTCTGAATGTGTAAAGTGCCCAAAGTTTCCTGATTGCGATGAGGTAGCAATGATCAGGAAGGTATAA